In the Loxodonta africana isolate mLoxAfr1 chromosome 1, mLoxAfr1.hap2, whole genome shotgun sequence genome, one interval contains:
- the BRPF3 gene encoding bromodomain and PHD finger-containing protein 3 isoform X1, translating to MRKPRRKSRQNAEGRRSPSPYSLKCSPTRETLTYAQAQRIVEVDIDGRLHRISIYDPLKIITEDELTAQDITECNSNKENSEQPQFPGKSKKPSSKGKKKESCSKHASGTSFNLPQPSFRMVDSASQPEAPPLPAAYYRYIEKPPEDLDAEVEYDMDEEDLAWLDMVNEKRRVDGYSLVSADTFELLVDRLEKESYLESRTSGAQQSLIDEDAFCCVCLDDECHNSNVILFCDICNLAVHQECYGVPYIPEGQWLCRCCLQSPSRPVDCVLCPNKGGAFKQTSDGHWAHVVCAIWIPEVCFANTVFLEPIEGIDNIPPARWKLTCYICKQKGLGAAIQCHKVNCYTAFHVTCAQRAGLFMKIEPMRETSLNGTIFTVRKTAYCEAHSPPRATTTRRKGDSPGGLSEAGDEEGLKEGGGEEEEDEKEVEEQEEEGQGGVGGPLKGVPKKNKMSLKQKIKKEPEEVGLDTPSSAPMVTVPQIPSYRLNKICSGLSFQRKTQFMQRLHNYWLLKRQARNGVPLIRRLHSHLQSQRNAEQREQDEKTSAVKEELKYWQKLRHDLERARLLIELIRKREKLKREQVKVQQAAMELELMPFNVLLRTTLDLLQEKDPAHIFAEPVNLSEVPDYLEFISKPMDFSTMRRKLESHLYRTLEEFEEDFNLIVTNCMKYNAKDTIFHRAAVRLRDLGGAILRHARRQAENIGYDPERGTHLPESPKLEDFYRFSWEDVDNILIPENRAHLSSEVQLKELLEKLDLVSAMRSSGARTRRVRLLHREINALRQKLAQPPPPLPSLNKTVPNGELPAGPRGDAAMLEQALQEEAEDDGDRDDSKLPPPPTLEPTGPAPSLSEQESPPDPPTLKPINDSKPPSRFLKPRKVEEDELLEKSPLQLGSEPLQRLLSDNGLNRLSITAPDTPSGAPLSGVGRRTSVLFKKAKNGVKLQRSPDRALENGEDHGVVGSPASPASTEDERHSRKRPRSRSCSDSEGERSPQQEEETGVTNGFGKHTESGSDSECSLGLSGGLTFEACSGLTPPKRSRGKPALSRVPFLEGVNGDSDYSGSGRSLLMPFEDRGDLEPLELVWAKCRGYPSYPALIIDPKMPREGLLHNGVPIPVPPLDVLKLGEQRQAEAGEKLFLVLFFDNKRTWQWLPRDKVLPLGVEDTVDKLKMLEGRKTSIRKSVQVAYDRAMIHLSRVRGPHSFVTSSYL from the exons ATGAGGAAGCCGCGCAGGAAGTCACGGCAGAATGCCGAGGGCCGGCGCTCCCCGTCCCCCTACAGTCTCAAGTGCTCACCTACCCGTGAGACCCTGACATATGCCCAGGCCCAGCGGATTGTCGAGGTAGACATCGATGGACGCCTGCATCGCATTAGCATCTATGACCCGCTCAAGATCATCACAGAGGATGAGCTGACTGCTCAGGATATCACCGAATGTAATAGTAACAAAGAAAACAGTGAGCAGCCCCAGTTCCCTGGCAAGTCCAAGAAACCCTCATCCAAAGGCAAGAAGAAGGAGTCCTGCTCCAAGCATGCATCCGGCACCTCCTTCAACCTCCCACAACCCAGCTTCCGCATGGTGGATTCAGCCAGCCAGCCAGAAGCACCCCCTCTGCCTGCAGCCTACTACCGCTACATCGAGAAGCCACCTGAAGACCTGGATGCAGAGGTAGAGTACGACATGGATGAGGAAGACCTTGCCTGGCTGGACATGGTGAATGAGAAGCGGCGGGTAGATGGGTACAGTTTGGTGTCAGCAGACACCTTCGAGCTGCTGGTGGACCGGCTTGAGAAAGAGTCATACCTGGAGAGTCGCACCAGTGGGGCCCAGCAGTCACTCATCGATGAAGACGCCTTCTGCTGCGTGTGCCTGGATGATGAATGCCACAATAGCAATGTCATTCTCTTCTGTGACATCTGCAACCTGGCTGTACATCAGGAGTGCTACGGTGTTCCCTACATCCCCGAGGGCCAGTGGCTTTGCCGCTGCTGCCTGCAGTCTCCCTCCCGGCCTGTGGATTGCGTCCTGTGCCCCAACAAGGGTGGTGCCTTCAAACAGACGAGCGACGGGCACTGGGCCCATGTGGTATGTGCCATCTGGATCCCTGAAGTCTGCTTCGCTAACACCGTGTTCCTGGAGCCCATCGAGGGCATTGACAACATCCCACCTGCCCGCTGGAAACTAACCTGCTATATCTGCAAGCAGAAGGGGCTGGGTGCAGCCATCCAGTGCCATAAAGTGAACTGCTACACGGCCTTCCATGTGACATGTGCACAGCGGGCTGGGCTCTTCATGAAGATTGAGCCCATGCGGGAGACCAGCCTCAATGGCACCATCTTCACAGTGCGCAAGACGGCCTACTGTGAGGCCCACTCACCGCCACGTGCCACCACTACCAGGAGAAAGGGCGACTCCCCTGGAGGCCTCAGTGAAGCTGGGGACGAAGAAGGACTAAAGGAGGGTGgtggggaagaggaagaagatgaGAAAGAGGtggaggagcaggaggaggaaggCCAAGGTGGGGTGGGTGGCCCCCTTAAGGGAGTACCCAAGAAGAACAAGATGAGCTTGAAACAAAAGATCAAGAAGGAACCAGAAGAAGTGGGCCTGGACACACCCTCCAGTGCCCCAATGGTCACTGTACCACAGATCCCCTCCTACAG GTTGAACAAGATCTGTAGTGGTCTCTCCTTTCAGAGGAAAACCCAGTTCATGCAGCGGCTTCACAACTACTGGCTGTTGAAGCGGCAGGCACGGAATGGTGTCCCCCTCATCCGGCGCCTGCACTCCCACCTGCAGTCCCAAAGAAACGCTGAGCAG CGAgagcaagatgagaagacaagtgCAGTGAAGGAGGAGCTGAAATACTGGCAGAAGCTCCGGCACGACTTGGAGCGGGCGCGGCTGCTGATTGAGCTAATTCGGAAGAGAGAGAAACTCAAGCGGGAGCAG GTTAAGGTTCAGCAGGCAGCCATGGAGCTGGAACTGATGCCGTTCAACGTCCTGCTGAGGACAACGCTGGACCTGCTGCAGGAGAAGGATCCTGCACACATCTTCGCTGAGCCAGTCAACCTGAGTGAG GTTCCAGATTACCTGGAATTCATATCCAAGCCAATGGATTTTTCTACTATGAGGCGGAAGCTGGAGTCCCACCTGTACCGCACCTTGGAGGAGTTTGAGGAGGACTTTAACCTTATAGTTACCAACTGCATGAAGTATAATGCTAAAGACACAATTTTCCACCGAGCAGCTGTCCGCCTGCGGGACCTAGGAGGGGCCATCCTGCGGCACGCCCGGCGGCAGGCAGAGAACATCGGCTATGACCCCGAAAGGGGCACCCATCTGCCCGAGTCACCCAAATTGGAGGACTTTTACCGCTTCTCCTGGGAAGACG TGGACAACATCCTCATCCCAGAGAACCGGGCCCATTTGTCCTCGGAGGTACAGCTGAAGGAGCTGCTGGAGAAACTGGACCTGGTGAGTGCCATGCGGTCTAGTGGGGCCCGGACCCGCCGTGTCCGCCTGCTGCACCGGGAAATCAACGCCCTCCGGCAGAAGCtggcacagccaccaccaccgCTGCCATCACTGAACAAGACTGTGCCCAATGGGGAGCTGCCAGCAGGGCCCCGGGGGGATGCCGCCATGCTGGAGCAGGCCCTGCAGGAAGAGGCAGAAGACGATGGGGACAGAG ATGACTCCAAACTTCCTCCCCCACCAACCCTGGAACCCACTGGGCCTGCACCGTCCTTGTCTGAGCAGGAATCTCCCCCAGACCCCCCTACTCTGAAACCCATCAATGATAGCAAACCTCCAAGCCGGTTCCTAAAGCCCAGAAAGGTGGAAGAAGATGAGCTCTTGGAAAAATCACCTCTGCAGCTAGGGAGCGAGCCCTTGCAACGCCTGCTTAGTGACAATGGCCTCAACAGACTGTCCATCACGGCCCCCGACACCCCCTCTGGTGCCCCACTCAGTGGCGTGGGCCGCCGTACATCAGTCCTCTTCAAAAAGGCCAAGAATGGGGTCAAGCTGCAGAGAAGCCCAGACAGGGCCCTGGAGAATGGCGAGGACCATGGTGTGGTGGGTTCTCCTGCCTCTCCCGCCAGCACTGAGGATGAGCGGCACTCTCGGAAGCGGCCACGGAGTAGGAGCTGTAGTGACAGCGAAGGGGAAAGGTCCCCCCAGCAGGAGGAAGAGACAG GCGTGACCAATGGCTTTGGAAAACACACCGAAAGCGGGTCTGACTCAGAATGTAGTTTGGGTCTCAGTGGCGGACTGACATTTGAAGCGTGCAG TGGTCTGACACCCCCAAAACGTAGCCGTGGGAAGCCAGCCCTGTCTCGAGTGCCCTTCCTGGAAGGTGTGAATGGAGACTCTGACTACAGCGGTTCAG gcagAAGCCTCCTGATGCCCTTTGAAGACCGCGGAGACCTGGAGCCCCTGGAGCTGGTGTGGGCCAAGTGCCGAGGCTACCCCTCCTACCCTGCCTTG
- the BRPF3 gene encoding bromodomain and PHD finger-containing protein 3 isoform X2, with translation MRKPRRKSRQNAEGRRSPSPYSLKCSPTRETLTYAQAQRIVEVDIDGRLHRISIYDPLKIITEDELTAQDITECNSNKENSEQPQFPGKSKKPSSKGKKKESCSKHASGTSFNLPQPSFRMVDSASQPEAPPLPAAYYRYIEKPPEDLDAEVEYDMDEEDLAWLDMVNEKRRVDGYSLVSADTFELLVDRLEKESYLESRTSGAQQSLIDEDAFCCVCLDDECHNSNVILFCDICNLAVHQECYGVPYIPEGQWLCRCCLQSPSRPVDCVLCPNKGGAFKQTSDGHWAHVVCAIWIPEVCFANTVFLEPIEGIDNIPPARWKLTCYICKQKGLGAAIQCHKVNCYTAFHVTCAQRAGLFMKIEPMRETSLNGTIFTVRKTAYCEAHSPPRATTTRRKGDSPGGLSEAGDEEGLKEGGGEEEEDEKEVEEQEEEGQGGVGGPLKGVPKKNKMSLKQKIKKEPEEVGLDTPSSAPMVTVPQIPSYRLNKICSGLSFQRKTQFMQRLHNYWLLKRQARNGVPLIRRLHSHLQSQRNAEQREQDEKTSAVKEELKYWQKLRHDLERARLLIELIRKREKLKREQVKVQQAAMELELMPFNVLLRTTLDLLQEKDPAHIFAEPVNLSEVPDYLEFISKPMDFSTMRRKLESHLYRTLEEFEEDFNLIVTNCMKYNAKDTIFHRAAVRLRDLGGAILRHARRQAENIGYDPERGTHLPESPKLEDFYRFSWEDVDNILIPENRAHLSSEVQLKELLEKLDLVSAMRSSGARTRRVRLLHREINALRQKLAQPPPPLPSLNKTVPNGELPAGPRGDAAMLEQALQEEAEDDGDRDDSKLPPPPTLEPTGPAPSLSEQESPPDPPTLKPINDSKPPSRFLKPRKVEEDELLEKSPLQLGSEPLQRLLSDNGLNRLSITAPDTPSGAPLSGVGRRTSVLFKKAKNGVKLQRSPDRALENGEDHGVVGSPASPASTEDERHSRKRPRSRSCSDSEGERSPQQEEETGVTNGFGKHTESGSDSECSLGLSGGLTFEACSGLTPPKRSRGKPALSRVPFLEGVNGDSDYSGSGRSLLMPFEDRGDLEPLELVWAKCRGYPSYPALGRKRRICYLWSTS, from the exons ATGAGGAAGCCGCGCAGGAAGTCACGGCAGAATGCCGAGGGCCGGCGCTCCCCGTCCCCCTACAGTCTCAAGTGCTCACCTACCCGTGAGACCCTGACATATGCCCAGGCCCAGCGGATTGTCGAGGTAGACATCGATGGACGCCTGCATCGCATTAGCATCTATGACCCGCTCAAGATCATCACAGAGGATGAGCTGACTGCTCAGGATATCACCGAATGTAATAGTAACAAAGAAAACAGTGAGCAGCCCCAGTTCCCTGGCAAGTCCAAGAAACCCTCATCCAAAGGCAAGAAGAAGGAGTCCTGCTCCAAGCATGCATCCGGCACCTCCTTCAACCTCCCACAACCCAGCTTCCGCATGGTGGATTCAGCCAGCCAGCCAGAAGCACCCCCTCTGCCTGCAGCCTACTACCGCTACATCGAGAAGCCACCTGAAGACCTGGATGCAGAGGTAGAGTACGACATGGATGAGGAAGACCTTGCCTGGCTGGACATGGTGAATGAGAAGCGGCGGGTAGATGGGTACAGTTTGGTGTCAGCAGACACCTTCGAGCTGCTGGTGGACCGGCTTGAGAAAGAGTCATACCTGGAGAGTCGCACCAGTGGGGCCCAGCAGTCACTCATCGATGAAGACGCCTTCTGCTGCGTGTGCCTGGATGATGAATGCCACAATAGCAATGTCATTCTCTTCTGTGACATCTGCAACCTGGCTGTACATCAGGAGTGCTACGGTGTTCCCTACATCCCCGAGGGCCAGTGGCTTTGCCGCTGCTGCCTGCAGTCTCCCTCCCGGCCTGTGGATTGCGTCCTGTGCCCCAACAAGGGTGGTGCCTTCAAACAGACGAGCGACGGGCACTGGGCCCATGTGGTATGTGCCATCTGGATCCCTGAAGTCTGCTTCGCTAACACCGTGTTCCTGGAGCCCATCGAGGGCATTGACAACATCCCACCTGCCCGCTGGAAACTAACCTGCTATATCTGCAAGCAGAAGGGGCTGGGTGCAGCCATCCAGTGCCATAAAGTGAACTGCTACACGGCCTTCCATGTGACATGTGCACAGCGGGCTGGGCTCTTCATGAAGATTGAGCCCATGCGGGAGACCAGCCTCAATGGCACCATCTTCACAGTGCGCAAGACGGCCTACTGTGAGGCCCACTCACCGCCACGTGCCACCACTACCAGGAGAAAGGGCGACTCCCCTGGAGGCCTCAGTGAAGCTGGGGACGAAGAAGGACTAAAGGAGGGTGgtggggaagaggaagaagatgaGAAAGAGGtggaggagcaggaggaggaaggCCAAGGTGGGGTGGGTGGCCCCCTTAAGGGAGTACCCAAGAAGAACAAGATGAGCTTGAAACAAAAGATCAAGAAGGAACCAGAAGAAGTGGGCCTGGACACACCCTCCAGTGCCCCAATGGTCACTGTACCACAGATCCCCTCCTACAG GTTGAACAAGATCTGTAGTGGTCTCTCCTTTCAGAGGAAAACCCAGTTCATGCAGCGGCTTCACAACTACTGGCTGTTGAAGCGGCAGGCACGGAATGGTGTCCCCCTCATCCGGCGCCTGCACTCCCACCTGCAGTCCCAAAGAAACGCTGAGCAG CGAgagcaagatgagaagacaagtgCAGTGAAGGAGGAGCTGAAATACTGGCAGAAGCTCCGGCACGACTTGGAGCGGGCGCGGCTGCTGATTGAGCTAATTCGGAAGAGAGAGAAACTCAAGCGGGAGCAG GTTAAGGTTCAGCAGGCAGCCATGGAGCTGGAACTGATGCCGTTCAACGTCCTGCTGAGGACAACGCTGGACCTGCTGCAGGAGAAGGATCCTGCACACATCTTCGCTGAGCCAGTCAACCTGAGTGAG GTTCCAGATTACCTGGAATTCATATCCAAGCCAATGGATTTTTCTACTATGAGGCGGAAGCTGGAGTCCCACCTGTACCGCACCTTGGAGGAGTTTGAGGAGGACTTTAACCTTATAGTTACCAACTGCATGAAGTATAATGCTAAAGACACAATTTTCCACCGAGCAGCTGTCCGCCTGCGGGACCTAGGAGGGGCCATCCTGCGGCACGCCCGGCGGCAGGCAGAGAACATCGGCTATGACCCCGAAAGGGGCACCCATCTGCCCGAGTCACCCAAATTGGAGGACTTTTACCGCTTCTCCTGGGAAGACG TGGACAACATCCTCATCCCAGAGAACCGGGCCCATTTGTCCTCGGAGGTACAGCTGAAGGAGCTGCTGGAGAAACTGGACCTGGTGAGTGCCATGCGGTCTAGTGGGGCCCGGACCCGCCGTGTCCGCCTGCTGCACCGGGAAATCAACGCCCTCCGGCAGAAGCtggcacagccaccaccaccgCTGCCATCACTGAACAAGACTGTGCCCAATGGGGAGCTGCCAGCAGGGCCCCGGGGGGATGCCGCCATGCTGGAGCAGGCCCTGCAGGAAGAGGCAGAAGACGATGGGGACAGAG ATGACTCCAAACTTCCTCCCCCACCAACCCTGGAACCCACTGGGCCTGCACCGTCCTTGTCTGAGCAGGAATCTCCCCCAGACCCCCCTACTCTGAAACCCATCAATGATAGCAAACCTCCAAGCCGGTTCCTAAAGCCCAGAAAGGTGGAAGAAGATGAGCTCTTGGAAAAATCACCTCTGCAGCTAGGGAGCGAGCCCTTGCAACGCCTGCTTAGTGACAATGGCCTCAACAGACTGTCCATCACGGCCCCCGACACCCCCTCTGGTGCCCCACTCAGTGGCGTGGGCCGCCGTACATCAGTCCTCTTCAAAAAGGCCAAGAATGGGGTCAAGCTGCAGAGAAGCCCAGACAGGGCCCTGGAGAATGGCGAGGACCATGGTGTGGTGGGTTCTCCTGCCTCTCCCGCCAGCACTGAGGATGAGCGGCACTCTCGGAAGCGGCCACGGAGTAGGAGCTGTAGTGACAGCGAAGGGGAAAGGTCCCCCCAGCAGGAGGAAGAGACAG GCGTGACCAATGGCTTTGGAAAACACACCGAAAGCGGGTCTGACTCAGAATGTAGTTTGGGTCTCAGTGGCGGACTGACATTTGAAGCGTGCAG TGGTCTGACACCCCCAAAACGTAGCCGTGGGAAGCCAGCCCTGTCTCGAGTGCCCTTCCTGGAAGGTGTGAATGGAGACTCTGACTACAGCGGTTCAG gcagAAGCCTCCTGATGCCCTTTGAAGACCGCGGAGACCTGGAGCCCCTGGAGCTGGTGTGGGCCAAGTGCCGAGGCTACCCCTCCTACCCTGCCTTG